A window of Myxococcota bacterium contains these coding sequences:
- a CDS encoding Stp1/IreP family PP2C-type Ser/Thr phosphatase: protein MSFEPGDIEIVSLTDTGRQRSANQDSVGEGVAPDGARLAIVADGMGGHAGGETASRLAVEAVQGVVASSEGAPDGTLREALETANRAVHDESQRNTQLLGMGTTGVAALFSRDAAYVANVGDSRAYRLRDGVIEQLTDDHSLVAELQRRGIISEEEALVHPRRNEVLRSLGVEPEVTVDLFAFELRAGDVFLLCSDGLSGVVRDEEIADVLRREAPAEAVRSLVDFANERGGPDNVTVQIARIPGESGGAGANERERRIRALSLAVVAVALLLSLALVWALWQQLGGASDVEPPAVASDLEPAPDVSEEHEVDDLLPPEPPSGDE from the coding sequence ATGAGCTTCGAGCCCGGTGACATCGAGATCGTCTCGCTCACCGACACCGGGCGCCAGCGCTCCGCGAACCAGGATTCCGTCGGCGAGGGCGTGGCGCCGGACGGGGCGCGGCTCGCGATCGTCGCCGACGGGATGGGCGGACACGCGGGCGGCGAGACCGCGAGTCGCCTGGCGGTCGAGGCGGTGCAGGGCGTCGTCGCCAGTTCCGAGGGGGCGCCGGATGGCACCCTGCGCGAGGCGCTCGAAACCGCAAACCGCGCGGTACACGACGAATCCCAGCGCAACACCCAGCTGCTCGGGATGGGGACGACGGGAGTCGCGGCGCTGTTCTCGCGGGACGCCGCGTACGTCGCGAACGTCGGAGACAGCCGGGCCTATCGGCTGCGTGACGGGGTGATCGAGCAGCTGACCGACGATCACTCGCTCGTCGCCGAACTCCAGCGCCGCGGGATCATCAGTGAAGAGGAAGCGCTGGTGCACCCCCGCCGCAACGAAGTCCTGCGCTCACTCGGGGTGGAACCCGAGGTGACCGTAGACCTCTTCGCGTTCGAGCTGCGTGCCGGCGACGTCTTCCTGCTGTGCTCGGATGGCCTGTCGGGTGTCGTGCGCGACGAGGAGATCGCGGACGTGCTGCGCCGCGAAGCCCCGGCCGAAGCCGTCCGCAGTCTCGTCGATTTCGCGAACGAACGCGGTGGGCCCGACAACGTAACCGTGCAGATCGCGCGGATTCCGGGCGAGTCGGGTGGCGCCGGAGCCAATGAGCGCGAAAGGCGCATCCGGGCTCTTTCGCTGGCGGTGGTCGCCGTCGCCCTGCTGCTGAGCCTGGCCCTCGTCTGGGCGCTCTGGCAGCAGCTCGGTGGGGCCAGCGATGTCGAGCCGCCCGCCGTGGCATCGGACCTCGAGCCCGCTCCGGACGTTTCGGAGGAGCACGAGGTCGACGACCTCCTGCCCCCCGAACCGCCGAGCGGCGACGAATGA